Proteins found in one Salmo salar chromosome ssa26, Ssal_v3.1, whole genome shotgun sequence genomic segment:
- the LOC106587523 gene encoding ras-related and estrogen-regulated growth inhibitor-like protein, producing the protein MNDIKLALLGSEGAGKSAVLVRFLTKRFIGEYASNSNSLYRKRLSIEGRLLHLEVFDPCSQSGESKCILEEPVEWADGFIVVYNISDRTSFLNAQNILCQIKEARGESCKGEMDKMDIPICLVGNKQDLCHARQVFEEEGCALAQEHRCHFQEVSAAEDYLEISNLFTKLIRHVMDHLKYRADRRRYSGSKSMAKLINNVFGKRRKSV; encoded by the exons ATGAATGACATCAAGTTGGCTCTGCTGGGCAGCGAGGGAGCAGGGAAATCAG CTGTTCTGGTAAGGTTCCTGACAAAACGTTTCATTGGAGAGTATGCTTCCAACTCCA ACTCCTTATACCGTAAAAGGCTCTCCATCGAAGGAAGACTGTTACACTTGGAAGTATTTGATCCGTGTTCACAG AGTGGAGAGAGCAAATGTATCCTGGAAGAGCCGGTGGAGTGGGCCGATGGATTTATCGTGGTGTACAACATCAGCGACCGAACGTCCTTCCTCAACGCCCAAAACATCCTATGTCAGATCAAAGAAGCCCGCGGAGAGAGCTGCAAGGG agagatggacaagATGGACATCCCAATCTGCCTGGTGGGGAACAAGCAGGACCTGTGCCACGCCCGTCAGGTGTTTGAGGAGGAGGGCTGTGCCTTGGCTCAGGAGCACAGATGCCACTTCCAGGAGGTGTCTGCAGCAGAGGACTACCTGGAGATATCCAACCTCTTCACCAAGCTCATCCGCCACGTCATGGATCACCTGAAGTACCGGGCCGACCGCCGCCGCTACAGTGGTTCTAAGTCCATGGCCAAGCTCATCAACAATGTCTTCGGCAAGAGGAGGAAATCTGTCTGA
- the trim66 gene encoding tripartite motif-containing protein 66 yields MEKRCAECPEPRLAQSLCTFCNKWLCYQCTDMHQHQRATPQCSDLHKHQKPTTQCADLHQRDQMSPSSLPPPEPGPGLCGRPLLMCHSHRQEPLELFCESCDLMCCSSCHLSAHKNHRLVHIGKALQDQQWQFESLMAQVEERRSAVESTAKQIEDRLHGVKVTQRKAENQIKMAKMIMMNELNKRANLLIEQLEKISEDFQRRLEDQLQGAIEMCSQLDHVQNFISWATAHHLKNPLLFSRELISLQMQRLLEPPLHSDAWLPVKIKFNWDASYWTKQISTLGQLTAEGGNRSYSEGLAFPSILRPQPITCLSLPSVCHGGREQSCAFQACCQPQMCCLHCIPPQPAVQLDKTQREPNPYSARCAQSTLSSPSLALHQSQVLRCWGPDNPPGPPAVVPSSMQRPQQPAHLPAADPGLLSSSSNSRGLGLQPPATALYQPQIQPLPETHAQPATDGAREGQGQQASREREQTPGQPAVDREVLTEQIQEGSREKTHVQTGVDREVLTDGIQQEQQQQQLLAPLVAELTVEQQEEEQQEARTTQPSRDCRDGRRSTSLEMSVTTHGFSVDAQSSRPSSLCGRKSRSQSIPPELAGPSSSPSTDRPLGATHSLATAAVERGRMAHQHGFMDLRRRRLSSDGVIRSVASLERSLATPPSRGQPSLCLSPLTIYKTEPDYVYAYDETGHDIKGKCRIPRKTPDNSDREVQKEPGSSSSKVPVVCLERLKILVSRIPPQGRRQSDPLPDTATERTGPVPQRGWKDKMTEGISKEAKVATVSPSLDKQYLERHTINQSLPPPVINDWPEHGRHSPHKELTLQVPATDLVSPPPKPFSAPDLDSDSDPRSISETVSDPELDSDPQPESDPQQESDPPAESASEADLESVADEESPDEAATESEPSVESEPSVESEPSVESEPRVESEGSEESENGLESENGEDLDADAESEADMESDLQPDSGSDPLFPSETRPGLDSDLESDCAQPPESQGSAESGPDLESEPDSVPDPASISPDPASLSPDPGVESPPAQRALPADPGPQRHCEGAEQALPGEETMEMESEDFCAVCLIGGDLLCCDRCPKVFHLSCHVPALLSFPTGDWVCTFCRDIQQPEVEYDCENQRLAAECSGKPLPHGLSACDQRKCERLTLLICSNMLSVPFHEPVSPLARHYYQIIKRPMDLSVIRAKLSKRSTHHYYSPEEFVADVSLMFRNCAKFNYPDSEVAQAGRSLETFFSSRLREVFPDRAFPAAEDSDSDEYDEVYRAAEGGFPWPEKREQCHRKRKRRHSLNWRKHNF; encoded by the exons ATGGAGAAG CGTTGCGCAGAGTGCCCAGAGCCCAGGCTAGCCCAGAGCCTGTGTACATTCTGCAACAAGTGGCTGTGCTACCAGTGTACAGACATGCACCAGCACCAGAGAGCCACCCCTCAGTGCTCAGACCTGCACAAACACCAGAAGCCCACTACCCAATGTGCCGATCTGCACCAGAGGGACCAGATGTCCCCCAGCTCCCTGCCGCCACCCGAACCAG GCCCTGGCTTGTGTGGCCGCCCCCTCCTCATGTGCCACTCTCACAGACAGGAGCCCTTGGAGCTCTTCTGCGAGTCCTGTGACCTCATgtgctgcagcagctgtcacctgTCCGCCCACAAGAACCACAG GCTGGTGCACATTGGAAAGGCCCTGCAGGACCAACAGTGGCAGTTTGAGAGCCTGATGGctcaggtggaggagaggaggtctgCAGTGGAGAGCACAGCCAAACAGATAGAGGACAG GCTGCACGGTGTAAAGGTCACGCAGAGGAAGGCTGAGAACCAGATTAAAATGGCAAAGATGATTATGATGAATGAGCTGAACAAACGGGCCAACCTATTAATAGAGCAACTGGAg aagatcTCAGAGGACTTCCAGCGGCGTCTGGAGGACCAGCTGCAGGGGGCGATAGAGATGTGCAGCCAGCTGGACCACGTGCAGAACTTCATCAGCTGGGCaacggcccaccacctcaagaaCCCACTGCTCTTCAGCAGGGAGCTG ATTTCTCTCCAGATGCAGCGCCTGCTTGAACCCCCACTACACTCAGACGCCTGGCTCCCTGTGAAGATTAAGTTCAACTGGGATGCCAGCTACTGGACTAAGCAGATCTCAACTTTGG GTCAGCTCACTGCCGAGGGGGGAAATCGCTCCTACTCTGAGGGCCTGGCCTTCCCCAGCATCCTGAGGCCCCAGCCTATCACCTGCTTGTCCCTGCCATCTGTGTGCCATGGAGGGCGGGAGCAGAGCTGTGCCTTCCAGGCCTGCTGTCAGCCCCAGATGTGCTGCCTCCACTGCATACCCCCACAGCCAGCTGTGCAGCTGGACAAGACCCAGCGGGAACCCAACCCCTACTCCGCCAGGTGTGCCCAGTCCACCCTcagctctccctccctggccCTGCACCAGAGTCAGGTGCTGAGGTGCTGGGGCCCTGACAATCCTCCAGGTCCACCAGCTGTGGTGCCCTCCTCCATGCAGCGTCCCCAACAGCCAGCGCATCTCCCGGCTGCTGACCCAGGCCTGCTCagctccagctccaacagtagaggTCTAGGACTCCAGCCCCCAGCCACAGCACTCTACCAGCCTCAGATTCAGCCGCTTCCCGAAACTCATGCACAGCCAGCCACAGATGGGGCCAGGGAAGGccagggccagcaggccagcagagagagagagcagactccTGGGCAGCCAGCTGTGGACAGAGAGGTGTTGACAGAGCAGATCCAGGAGGGGAGCAGGGAGAAGACACATGTACAGACAGGGGTGGACAGAGAGGTGCTGACAGACGGGATccagcaggagcagcagcagcagcagctcctgGCTCCCCTAGTGGCCGAACTGACAGTGGAGcagcaggaggaagagcagcaggAGGCCAGGACTACACAGCCatccagagactgcagagatggCAGG AGATCCACTTCACTGGAGATGTCTGTGACGACCCATGGGTTCAGTGTTGATGCTCAGAGCAGCAGGCCCAGCTCACTGTGTGGGAGGAAGAGTCGATCCCAGAGCATCCCACCAGAACTGGCAGGCCCCTCCAGCAGCCCCTCCACAGACAGGCCCCTGGGGGCCACCCACAGCCTAGCAACAGCAGCCGTGGAACGGGGACGCATGGCACACCAG CATGGTTTTATGGATCTCAGGCGGAGGAGGCTGTCTTCTGATGGAGTGATACGATCTGTGGCCTCCTTGGAGAGGTCCTTGGCCACTCCTCCCTCCAGAGGCCAGCCCAGCCTATGCCTGTCGCCTTTGACCATCTACAAGACAGAGCCTG ATTATGTCTATGCATATGATGAGACTGGGCATGACATCAAAGGAAAATGCAGAATACCAAGAAAGACTCCAGACAACAG TGACAGAGAGGTTCAGAAGGAACCTGGGAGTTCCAGTTCCAAGGTTCCTGTGGTGTGTTTGGAAAGGCTGAAGATCCTGGTGTCTCGGATCCCACCACAGGGGCGGCGACAGAGTGACCCTCTGCCAGACACTGCAACAGAAAGGACCGGACCTGTTCCACAGAGGGGATGGAAGGACAAGATGACTGAG GGAATATCAAAAGAAGCCAAGGTCGCAACGGTCAGCCCGTCTCTGGATAAACAATACTTAGAGAGACACACTATCAATCAATCTCTCCCACCTCCAGTAATCAATGATTGGCCTGAGCATGGAAGACACAGTCCTCACAAAGAGCTCACACTGCAAGTACCCGCCACTGATCTTGTATCACCCCCACCTAAACCTTTCTCTGCACCTGACCTTGACTCTGACTCAGATCCCAGGTCAATCTCAGAAACTGTTTCTGACCCTGAACTGGACTCGGACCCACAACCAGAATCAGATCCCCAGCAAGAGTCTGATCCACCAGCTGAGTCTGCATCGGAGGCTGATCTGGAATCAGTTGCTGATGAGGAATCTCCTGATGAGGCTGCTACAGAATCAGAACCTAGTGTGGAATCAGAACCTAGTGTAGAATCAGAACCTAGTGTGGAATCAGAACCTAGAGTGGAATCAGAAGGTAGTGAAGAATCAGAGAATGGTTTAGAATCAGAGAATGGTGAAGACCTGGATGCTGATGCGGAATCAGAGGCAGATATGGAATCAGACCTCCAACCTGATTCTGGCTCAGACCCCCTTTTTCCATCTGAAACACGTCCGGGATTAGATTCAGACCTGGAATCAGACTGTGCACAACCCCCTGAATCACAAGGGTCTGCAGAATCTGGACCAGATCTGGAATCGGAGCCAGACTCAGTCCCTGACCCAGCCTCTATCAGTCCTGACCCAGCCTCTCTAAGTCCTGACCCAGGAGTGGAGTCCCCTCCAGCCCAGAGGGCTCTGCCTGCAGACCCTGGTCCACAGAGGCATTGTGAAGGAGCCGAGCAGGCCCTGCCTGGGGAAGAGaccatggagatggagagtgaagaCTTCTGTGCCGTGTGTCTGATTGGAGGAGACCTTCTGTGCTGTGACCGCTGTCCCAAAGTCTTCCACCTGTCTTGCCATGTGCCCGCTCTCCTCAGCTTCCCCAC GGGTGACTGGGTGTGTACCTTCTGCAGAGATATCCAGCAGCCAGAGGTGGAGTATGACTGTGAGAACCAGAGGCTGGCTGCAGAATGTTCAGGAAAGCCATTGCCTCATGGGCTCTCTGCTTGTGACCAGAGA AAATGTGAGAGGTTGACTCTGTTGATCTGCAGCAACATGCTAAGTGTTCCCTTCCATGAGCCGGTCAGTCCACTG GCTCGCCACTACTACCAGATAATCAAAAGGCCCATGGATCTGTCTGTGATCAGGGCCAAACTCAGCAAGAGGAGCACTCACCACTACTATTCACCTGAGGAGTTTGTGGCTGATGTCTCCCTCATGTTCAGGAACTGTGCAAAGTTCAATTAT CCGGACTCAGAGGTGGCCCAGGCAGGTCGCAGCCTGGAGACGTTTTTCAGCTCCAGACTCAGGGAGGTGTTCCCAGACAGGGCCTTCCCTGCAGCCGAGGACTCCGACAGCGATGAGTATGACGAGGTGTACAGAGCAGCTGAGGGAGGCTTCCCCTggccagagaagagagagcagtgccacagaaagaggaagaggaggcacTCTCTCAACTGGAGGAAGCATAACTTCTAG